One Aneurinibacillus migulanus genomic region harbors:
- a CDS encoding ABC transporter permease: MNIVNKLTIRHLKQNKRRTLVTIIGVIISVAMVTAVATLGFSFLDLMIRQTIADTGEWHVLYQDVNKEQLAAIQDDDATNTVAITRDLGYVPLEGGQNPNKPYLFIKEYDAQGFAQFPVELSKGRLPQTDKEVVISEAVTTNAKVKYEIGDRLTLRVGERFEKGGDHPLDQTEPLRREDSKLTETLQHIKTRDYTVVGFIKRPVWEMAWSPGYTIISYVDENIMGANDRVNAAVVLQKVNQPLFAHAENLAKRNNIETVQYNHDLLHYYGVSKSEASYSMMYSLSAILMAVIMIGSISLIYNAFAISVSERSRHLGMLASVGATKRQKRNSVLFEGGVIGLISIPVGILCGLAGIGITFWFMNSMIQGALWTTEKLTFIVTPLSLLIACVVSMLTIFISTYLPAIKASKISAMDAIRQTTDVKLTVKAVKTSKFIRKLFGIEAEIGLKNLKRNKRRYHAIVFSLVISIVLFLTVSFFTAGLKKNLELSQEGVNYDIEVSYDNGKRVDDRLIQSIASLDGVTEYNVIHELHKNAWVDEAFIADDLQEKVKEDQSLLQDGKYPYNIMIHALNDSSLQAYAKVVGADYEQLTDLDHPAAIVMDTIHYKDMRTGKYVQTKAIYTNVGQSIKLTNIYKKTGEETKVNKVAVAALTDQAPMGMNPTGVGGLNIIVSERVMNRLADDEDMANVQTYLHLKSTEPMKTQQEIEELQETNLQAYNLYQSRKREEQKILLMSVFSYGFIVLISAISIANIFNTISTSISLRKREFAMLKSIGMTPRGFAKMMNYESIFYGVNSLLFGLPISFVTMYLIYRALAYKFSYEFALPWLSILSVIAAVFVIVGSAIVYSSAKVKKDNIIDALKQENV, translated from the coding sequence ATGAATATTGTCAATAAACTAACTATCCGGCATTTGAAGCAAAACAAGAGACGAACGCTCGTAACCATCATAGGCGTCATCATTTCGGTTGCCATGGTGACCGCTGTTGCTACGCTTGGTTTTTCCTTTTTGGATTTAATGATCAGGCAAACCATCGCGGATACAGGGGAGTGGCATGTCCTGTATCAAGATGTAAACAAAGAACAGCTTGCGGCGATACAAGACGATGACGCAACCAATACCGTCGCGATCACAAGAGATCTTGGCTATGTCCCATTAGAAGGGGGACAAAATCCAAATAAGCCGTATTTGTTCATCAAGGAATATGATGCACAAGGTTTCGCGCAATTTCCGGTTGAATTGAGCAAGGGGCGTCTTCCGCAAACGGACAAGGAAGTCGTTATTTCCGAAGCCGTTACAACAAACGCCAAAGTGAAATACGAAATCGGCGATCGTCTAACCCTTCGCGTCGGTGAACGATTCGAGAAAGGGGGCGATCATCCACTGGATCAAACCGAACCGCTGCGTAGGGAAGACAGCAAATTGACCGAAACGTTGCAGCATATAAAGACAAGGGATTATACGGTGGTAGGCTTCATCAAGCGTCCCGTATGGGAAATGGCTTGGTCCCCGGGGTATACGATCATTAGCTATGTCGATGAAAACATCATGGGGGCAAACGATCGAGTCAATGCGGCGGTGGTCTTGCAGAAAGTCAATCAGCCCTTGTTCGCTCATGCGGAAAATTTGGCTAAGAGAAACAATATCGAAACGGTCCAATATAATCACGATTTGCTTCATTATTACGGCGTGTCCAAAAGCGAAGCCTCGTACAGCATGATGTATTCATTATCGGCGATCCTTATGGCGGTCATTATGATCGGCTCGATTTCGCTCATCTATAATGCTTTTGCGATTTCCGTCTCGGAACGTTCCCGCCATTTAGGGATGCTTGCGAGCGTGGGGGCTACGAAAAGGCAGAAGAGAAATTCAGTGCTTTTTGAAGGGGGCGTCATTGGCTTGATCAGCATTCCCGTTGGAATCCTATGCGGTCTTGCCGGGATTGGGATCACCTTTTGGTTCATGAACTCCATGATTCAAGGGGCATTATGGACCACTGAAAAGCTGACGTTCATTGTCACGCCGTTATCGCTCCTGATTGCCTGTGTTGTTTCGATGTTGACGATTTTCATTTCGACGTATCTCCCGGCTATCAAAGCATCTAAGATTTCCGCGATGGACGCGATTCGCCAAACAACCGATGTAAAGCTTACGGTCAAAGCCGTGAAAACATCGAAGTTCATTCGCAAGCTCTTCGGAATCGAAGCGGAAATCGGATTGAAAAACTTAAAAAGGAACAAACGGAGATATCATGCCATCGTATTTTCGCTGGTCATCAGCATCGTTTTGTTTTTAACGGTATCGTTTTTTACCGCTGGTCTGAAAAAAAACCTGGAACTGTCGCAGGAAGGCGTCAATTACGATATTGAGGTATCGTACGACAATGGAAAAAGAGTAGACGACCGTTTGATTCAATCGATTGCATCCCTTGACGGCGTAACAGAATACAACGTGATTCACGAGTTGCATAAGAACGCTTGGGTCGATGAAGCGTTCATCGCCGATGACTTGCAAGAGAAGGTTAAGGAGGATCAGAGTTTACTTCAAGACGGAAAATATCCTTACAATATTATGATTCATGCATTAAACGATTCGAGTCTGCAAGCCTATGCCAAAGTGGTCGGCGCAGATTACGAACAGCTTACGGATCTGGATCATCCCGCTGCGATCGTGATGGATACGATCCATTACAAAGATATGAGGACAGGGAAATATGTCCAAACGAAGGCCATTTATACGAATGTCGGTCAAAGTATCAAGTTAACGAATATCTATAAAAAAACTGGGGAAGAAACGAAGGTAAACAAAGTGGCCGTTGCTGCGTTGACGGATCAAGCTCCTATGGGGATGAACCCGACAGGAGTAGGCGGGTTAAATATCATCGTTTCGGAACGCGTCATGAATCGACTGGCAGACGACGAGGACATGGCTAACGTTCAGACATACCTCCATTTGAAAAGTACGGAACCGATGAAAACGCAGCAGGAAATCGAAGAGCTGCAAGAGACCAATCTGCAAGCCTACAATTTATATCAATCCAGAAAAAGAGAAGAACAAAAGATTTTATTGATGTCCGTCTTTTCTTATGGCTTTATCGTATTAATTTCAGCGATTTCCATTGCGAACATTTTTAATACGATCTCAACGAGCATATCCCTTCGAAAGCGGGAATTTGCGATGCTGAAATCCATTGGAATGACGCCAAGAGGCTTTGCCAAAATGATGAACTACGAAAGTATTTTTTATGGGGTCAATTCGCTGCTGTTTGGACTTCCTATCAGCTTCGTCACGATGTATCTGATCTATAGGGCATTGGCGTACAAATTTAGCTACGAATTCGCCCTTCCCTGGCTGAGTATTCTTTCCGTCATTGCCGCCGTATTTGTCATTGTCGGTTCCGCGATTGTTTATTCCAGCGCGAAAGTAAAAAAGGATAACATTATTGATGCGTTAAAGCAGGAGAATGTATAA
- a CDS encoding ABC transporter ATP-binding protein, which produces MEILKIEHLSKIYGKGESAIKALDDVSFSVQRGEFVAIIGPSGSGKSTLLHMLGGVDRPTGGKVFIEDTDLYALNETQLAIFRRRQIGLIYQFFNLIPVLTVEENIMLPLLLDNQKVDKKQLDGLVNTLNLQHRLNHLPNQLSGGQQQRVSIGRALIGNPAIMLADEPTGNLDSKNSSEIVDLLKMLNKTYHQTLIVITHDERIALQANRIISIEDGRIAKDEVIRR; this is translated from the coding sequence ATGGAAATTTTAAAAATTGAACATCTGTCTAAAATATACGGGAAAGGCGAATCGGCGATAAAGGCGCTTGACGATGTTTCCTTTTCGGTCCAAAGAGGTGAATTCGTCGCGATTATCGGCCCGTCTGGATCAGGAAAATCGACGCTTCTGCATATGCTGGGCGGTGTGGATCGGCCGACTGGCGGCAAAGTTTTCATTGAGGATACGGATTTGTATGCCTTGAACGAAACGCAGTTGGCCATCTTTCGACGCAGACAAATCGGCCTGATCTACCAGTTTTTTAATCTGATTCCCGTCCTGACAGTTGAAGAGAACATTATGCTGCCGCTCTTGCTGGATAATCAAAAGGTAGATAAAAAGCAGTTGGATGGTCTTGTGAATACGTTGAATTTGCAGCATCGTTTAAACCACCTGCCTAATCAGCTATCCGGCGGACAGCAGCAACGGGTCTCGATCGGCAGAGCGCTCATCGGCAATCCTGCGATCATGCTGGCAGACGAACCTACCGGGAATCTGGACAGCAAGAATAGCAGTGAGATTGTCGACTTATTAAAAATGTTGAATAAAACCTATCATCAAACGCTGATCGTCATTACACACGACGAACGAATCGCCTTACAGGCCAACAGGATCATTTCGATTGAAGATGGAAGGATTGCCAAAGACGAGGTGATCCGTCGATGA
- a CDS encoding sensor histidine kinase encodes MLRNREVQILLFIMGSLSLTTTVAAAFISSVAAVIVFILSILFIGSSLLFTRWRYRELEKLSVYLREISSGNYSLDVRDNQEGELSILKNDIYKVTLMLSEQRSLLQRDKLQLTDAISDISHQLKTPLTSMTVMADLLSDPDLPPAKRTEFTHNIRIQLERIDWLVSSLLKLSKIDAKTIHFKKDQILMKKLIQKALEPVLIPMDIKEQTVSIEGDDNVSFVGDFNWTTEALINILRNGVEHTHEGGAIAITISENALFTEIVISDNGKGIPKEDLPYIFKRFYKGKNAGEGSIGIGLAIAHSIIASQNGVIDVTSNSEKGTQFRIKFYKQVI; translated from the coding sequence ATGCTGCGTAATCGAGAGGTTCAAATTTTATTGTTCATTATGGGTTCGCTCAGTTTAACGACGACCGTTGCCGCTGCTTTTATTTCGTCTGTTGCCGCGGTGATCGTTTTCATCCTATCTATTTTGTTTATTGGAAGCAGTTTGTTATTCACGAGATGGAGATACCGTGAACTCGAAAAGCTTTCCGTCTATTTGCGAGAAATTAGCAGCGGCAATTATTCCCTTGACGTTCGAGATAATCAAGAAGGTGAGCTTAGTATTTTAAAGAATGATATTTATAAAGTGACGCTCATGCTATCGGAGCAGCGATCGCTTCTGCAGCGGGACAAACTTCAACTGACAGATGCCATTTCTGATATTTCCCATCAACTCAAAACGCCGCTAACCTCCATGACGGTGATGGCGGATTTGTTAAGCGACCCTGACCTGCCTCCAGCCAAAAGAACGGAGTTCACCCATAATATTCGGATTCAGCTTGAACGAATCGATTGGCTTGTTTCTTCCTTATTAAAGCTATCGAAAATCGACGCAAAGACAATCCACTTCAAAAAAGATCAAATATTGATGAAAAAGCTTATACAGAAGGCATTAGAGCCGGTTTTGATTCCGATGGACATTAAGGAACAAACGGTTTCCATCGAGGGCGACGACAACGTCTCTTTTGTCGGCGATTTCAATTGGACCACCGAAGCTCTTATCAATATTTTGAGAAACGGCGTGGAGCATACACATGAAGGCGGAGCAATTGCCATAACAATTTCCGAAAACGCGTTATTTACGGAAATTGTTATATCCGACAACGGCAAAGGGATTCCGAAAGAAGATTTGCCCTATATTTTTAAACGTTTTTATAAAGGAAAGAACGCCGGCGAAGGGAGCATCGGCATTGGTCTTGCGATTGCTCACAGTATTATTGCCAGTCAGAACGGAGTAATCGATGTGACGAGCAATAGCGAAAAGGGGACGCAGTTTCGGATTAAATTTTATAAGCAAGTGATTTAA